Genomic segment of Kibdelosporangium phytohabitans:
ACCGCACTTCCGGTGGCACGGTGGCACGAGTGGCCCGGACCGTCGCACATCCCGTCGCGGACCTGGAGCTGCTCCAGCTGGCGACCGCGGTCACCCACGCGCCGATTCCGATCGCCGGCGACTCGGGTCCGGCCGGCACCCCCGTGGTGATGTTCGGGTGGGGAAAGACCTGCCCGAACGGCTCGTGCACCGAGCCGACCGCGCTGAACCAGCTCAGCAGCACGATCGTCGACGGCAGCCGGTGCGCCGGCGGGCGGGATCGGCTCTCGGGTGAGATCTGCGTCGACAACAAGGACAACTCGGGTCCCTGCGCCGGGGACTCCGGCAACCCGCTGACCAAGAACGTCGCCGGCGCGCGGCAGTTGATCGGCGTGCACAGCCGGGCCGGCGGCTTCCCCTGCGGGGCGGCCCCGTCCAGCCACGCCGACGTGCCGGACGACCGCACCTGGATCATCCAGCACACCGGGGGCTGACCGGGCTACGCCCGCAGGCCCGCCACGAGTTCGTACGAGTGCAGCCGGTCGGTGGCCGAGTGCACCATCGTGGTGATCATCAGCTCGTCGGCCTCGGTCTCGGACAGCAGCTTCTCGATGCCGCGCTCGACGGTCGACGGGCTGCCCACGATCTGCGACGACAGCCGGTCCTCGACGATGAGCCGTTCGACGTCGGTGTACGGGTACGCCGCGGCTTCCTCCGGCGTGGAGATCAGCCCGGGACGGCCGGAACGCAGCTTGAGGAACGACAACGCGCCGGGACCGGCGATGTACGCGGCCTGCTCGTCGGTGTCGGCGCAGATCACCCCCGCGGCAACCATCGCGTAGGGCTTGTCGAGCACGGCCGATGGCCGGAAGTTCTGACGGTACAAGGCAAGCGCTGGCAACGTGTTCTGCGCGCTGAAGTGGTGGGCGAACGCGAACGGCAGCCCGAGCATCCCGGAAAGCTGTGCGCTGTAACCACTTGAGCCGAGCAGCCAGATCGGCGGCTGGTTGCCCGCGGCCGGGACGGCGGCGATTCCCTCGGCCTCGCCGCGGAAGTACGCGATCAGCTCGCTGAGCTGCTCGGGGAAGTCGTCGGCCGACAGCGGCTGCGGGGAGCGGCGCAGCGCGTGCGCGGTGCGCGGGTCGGTGCCGGGGGCGCGCCCGAGACCGAGGTCGATCCGGCCCGGGTGCAGCGCTTCGAGCATGCCGAACTGTTCGGCGACCACGAGCGGCGCGTGGTTGGGCAGCATCACGCCGCCCGAGCCGACGCGGATGCTCGACGTCGCCGACGCGAGGTGTGCGATCAGCACTGCGGGCGCCGAGCTCGCGACGCCGGGCATGTTGTGGTGCTCGGCCACCCAGTACCGGTGGTAGCCCAGTTCTTCGGTGCGCTTCGCCAGCTCGATCGAGTCGCGCAGCGCCTGGGCTGAGGTGTGGCCCTCGCCGACGGTGGCGAGGTCGAGTACCGAGTAAGGGATGGCCATACCAGGGCTAACCGGCGGCAGGCTCCGGTTTATTCCCGGGTGCGGACCTCGCCGCGCAGCACCGCGTCCAGGTCGTACCGGGCGGGCTCCTCCAGCTGCGAGTAGTCGCACGAGGACGGCACGCGGTCCGGGCGCCACCGCTTGAACTGCGCGGTGTGCCGGAACCGGCCCGGATAACCGCC
This window contains:
- a CDS encoding S1 family peptidase, with product MRKRFLLMPLVAALTGIALPAPASAIVGGTRTTQPQPFVVSLQTASGGHICGGALIKANWVVTAKHCGTPAQVRIGSLNRTSGGTVARVARTVAHPVADLELLQLATAVTHAPIPIAGDSGPAGTPVVMFGWGKTCPNGSCTEPTALNQLSSTIVDGSRCAGGRDRLSGEICVDNKDNSGPCAGDSGNPLTKNVAGARQLIGVHSRAGGFPCGAAPSSHADVPDDRTWIIQHTGG
- a CDS encoding LLM class flavin-dependent oxidoreductase, translating into MAIPYSVLDLATVGEGHTSAQALRDSIELAKRTEELGYHRYWVAEHHNMPGVASSAPAVLIAHLASATSSIRVGSGGVMLPNHAPLVVAEQFGMLEALHPGRIDLGLGRAPGTDPRTAHALRRSPQPLSADDFPEQLSELIAYFRGEAEGIAAVPAAGNQPPIWLLGSSGYSAQLSGMLGLPFAFAHHFSAQNTLPALALYRQNFRPSAVLDKPYAMVAAGVICADTDEQAAYIAGPGALSFLKLRSGRPGLISTPEEAAAYPYTDVERLIVEDRLSSQIVGSPSTVERGIEKLLSETEADELMITTMVHSATDRLHSYELVAGLRA